One window of the Lacerta agilis isolate rLacAgi1 chromosome 17, rLacAgi1.pri, whole genome shotgun sequence genome contains the following:
- the RRNAD1 gene encoding protein RRNAD1 — translation MAGFSLEAQKRLAADITRVLSLYSFITDAYIIEFFTDNLWGSLPLSWQAALADLQPPQLAALLLENRHAKEEEARYSSVWPLSLLAFKASADTLAFPRRLSGWAGKSKEAGRPEEFRDNQCQSSRLPSLFRKHVKPKKQHEIRRLGQMVKRLSDLTGCRQVVDVGAGQGHLSRFLAFGLGLSVTAIEGDPRLVAQAAKFDQELVQALRKEGAKPRGQVPSGIALEGPRHVVGWVDPGAPWTEFCQLLQCPEEEERGPAVDRGSPGTFWPRETAGLDSGGGDLPGSRECGACSAPVCPTPKGRQLLLTGLHACGDLSVALLRHFARCPHVAGITSVACCYMKLTTAEAPIPPGPGPLHCPAEPGYPLSAWVSALPGHQLSYKAREGACHALEDYARRLKGQSAALRTHCFRAALETVIRAADPAKKRLGVQTIAKAHRLTFGEYARLGLARVGVDPDARLEPGPLQALLAQEGKVVAFFSLALLLAPLVETLLLLDRMIFLQEEGFHCQLLPLFDPAFSPRNLVLVAAKTPLGSALLDVAAED, via the exons ATGGCCGGCTTCTCCTTGGAAGCCCAGAAGCGCTTAGCGGCCGACATCACCCGCGTCCTCTCCCTCTACAGCTTCATTACAGATGCCTACATCATT GAGTTTTTCACGGACAATCtgtggggcagcctcccgctgTCCTGGCAGGCCGCCTTGGCTGACCTGCAGCCCCCACAGCTGGCCGCCCTCCTGCTGGAAAACAGACACGCCAAAGAGGAAGAAGCCAG GTACAGCTCGGTCTGGCCACTCTCCCTGCTGGCCTTCAAAGCCTCTGCCGACACCTTGGCATTCCCCAGGAGGCTCAGCGGCTGGGCTGGCAAGTCCAAGGAGGCCGGGAGGCCGGAAGAGTTCCGGGACAACCAGTGCCAGAGCTCCAGGCTCCCTTCCCTTTTCCGGAAACACGTCAAGCCCAAGAAGCAGCACGAGATCCGGCGGCTGGGGCAG ATGGTGAAACGGCTGAGTGACCTCACGGGATGCCGCCAGGTGGTTGACGTGGGCGCTGGCCAG ggCCACCTGTCTCGCTTCCTGGCCTTCGGCCTGGGCCTCTCCGTCACCGCCATCGAGGGAGACCCCCGGCTGGTCGCCCAGGCTGCCAAGTTCGACCAGGAGCTGGTGCAGGCGCTGAGGAAAGAGGGGGCCAAGCCACGAGGGCAG GTCCCCAGCGGAATCGCTCTCGAGGGGCCGAGGCACGTGGTTGGCTGGGTGGACCCTGGAGCACCGTGGACCGAGTTCTGTCAACTGCTGCAGTGCCCAGAAGAGGAGGAGCGTGGCCCTGCGGTGGACAGAGGcagccctgggaccttctggccCAGAGAGACGGCAGGACTGGATTCTGGGGGAGGGGACCTCCCAGGCTCCCGGGaatgtggggcctgcagcgcacccgtcTGCCCCACTCCCAAGGGGCGCCAGCTGCTCCTGACGGGACTCCACGCCTGTGGCGACCTGAGCGTGGCCCTCCTGCGCCACTTTGCCCGCTGCCCTCACGTGGCGGGCATCACCTCCGTGGCCTGCTGCTACATGAAGCTCACCACGGCAGAAGCCCCCATCCCACCGGGCCCTGGGCCCCTGCACTGCCCCGCAGAGCCCGGCTACCCCCTGAGCGCCTGGGTCTCCGCCCTGCCCGGCCACCAGCTCTCCTACAAGGCCCGCGAGGGGGCCTGCCACGCCCTCGAGGACTACGCCCGGAGGCTCAAGGGCCAGagcgctgccctcaggactcacTGCTTCCGCGCAGCATTGGAGACGGTGATCCGGGCTGCTGACCCGGCCAAGAAGCGCCTGGGGGTGCAGACCATCGCCAAGGCCCACCGGCTCACCTTTGGCGA GTACGCCCGCCTGGGCCTGGCGAGGGTGGGGGTGGACCCTGACGCAAGGCTGGAGCCTGGCCCCCTGCAGGCGCTGCTGGCCCAGGAGGGGAAGGTGGTGGCCTTCTTCAGCCTGGCCCTCCTGCTGGCCCCCCTGGTGGAGACCCTGCTGCTTCTCGACCGGATGATCTTCCTGCAGGAGGAAG GCTTTCACTGCCAGCTGCTCCCGCTCTTTGACCCCGCCTTCTCCCCCCGCAACCTGGTGCTGGTGGCGGCCAAGACCCCCCTGGGCTCTGCTCTCTTGGACGTGGCAGCGGAAGACTGA
- the LOC117061496 gene encoding spectrin beta chain, non-erythrocytic 4-like encodes MKCWFSCNHRCRRSRYEEDHRLSEIREEGKREKGKQEGGPKEAAVGEGCPRRAPRAEPQPDGAVEDGDDPESPAKALQPLGTLPSQEAPGEAQPPSSQPAPSFPIPHHEILGFIQELGAAQERQSRHRRERKKDLRSCHDCLKSVKTLKENLQEVQGRLWRVEAKLGISVPPHELGLDLEEDEKEPPKEGGEGEESPPAWVPPPVPPQPGDGAAEQRSRQEAGEDAKPEAEAGGPTPPFHWPGGAS; translated from the exons ATGAAGTGCTGGTTCTCCTGCAACCACCGCTGCCGCAG aTCCCGCTACGAGGAAGACCACAG GCTGTCGGAAATCAGGGAGGAGGGAAAGCGAGAGAAGGGGAAGCAGGAAGGCGGGCCAAAGGAGGCGGCTGTCGGAGAAG gctgtcCTCGGCGGGCACCCAGAGCTGAGCCACAGCCAGACGGGGCAGTTGAGGATG GTGACGATCCGGAAAGCCCTGCCAAGGCCCTCCAGCCCCTGGGCACCCTCCCCTCCCAGGAAGCACCCGGGGAAGCCCAGCCACCCTCCTCCCAACCCGCTCCGAGTTTCCCGATTCCCCACCATGAGATTTTGGGCTTCATTCAAGAGCTGGGGGCAGCACAGGAGCGTCAGTCTCGCCACCGCCGGGAAC GGAAAAAGGACCTTCGCAGCTGCCACGACTGCCTGAAGTCCGTCAAGACCTTGAAGGAGAACCTGCAGGAGGTCCAGGGGAGGCTCTGGAGGGTGGAAGCCAAGCTGGGCATCTCCGTGCCCCCTCACGAGCTGGGCCTGGACCTGGAGGAGGACGAGAAGGAGCCCCccaaggaaggaggggagggcgAGGAGAGCCCCCCGGCCTGGGTGCCCCCTCCAGTGCCCCCGCAGCCTGGAGATGGGGCAGCGGAGCAGAGAAGCAGGCAGGAGGCTGGTGAAGATGCCAAGCCAGAGGCGGAAGCAGGCGGACCCACGCCACCATTCCACTGGCCGGGTGGGGCTTCctga
- the MRPL24 gene encoding 39S ribosomal protein L24, mitochondrial — protein sequence MRLSVLLAAAEKFKPHPGYRYGMNRPGSVADKAKNPPWVWRKRIPVEPIKDEDWKFFKGDTVQILKGKDLGKQGMVSQVIRERNWVVLEGLNVHYRYTGKSGPYRGMYMASEGPLLVNWVSLVDPTDRQPTEVEWRYTEEGERVRVSLRTGRIIPKPLEQRDDGIIPEQWTDCPKDTSVEDALEKTYVPSLKTFQEEIMEMMAIVETRRFRKSYWY from the exons ATGAGGCTGTCCGTCCTCCTTGCCGCGGCGGAGAAATTCAAGCCGCACCCCGGCTACCGCTATGGCATGAACCGGCCCGGCTCGGTCGCCGACAAGGCCAAGAACCCTCCGTGGGTCTGGCGGAAGAGGATCCCCGTGGAGCCCATCAAAGACGAGGACTGGAAGTTCTTCAAGGGCGACACG GTCCAGATCCTGAAGGGGAAGGACTTGGGCAAGCAAGGGATGGTCTCCCAGGTGATCCGAGAGCGGAACTGGGTCGTCCTGGAGGGCCTGAACGTG CACTACCGATACACGGGCAAGTCCGGCCCCTACCGTGGGATGTACATGGCCAGTGAGGGTCCGCTGCTGGTGAACTGGGTGTCCCTGGTCGACCCCACCGACAG GCAGCCCACCGAGGTGGAATGGCGCTACacggaggaaggagagagggtgcGCGTCTCTCTCCGGACCGGCAGGATCATCCCAAAGCCCTTGGAGCAGCGGGACGACGGCATCATCCCAGAACAATGGACAG ACTGCCCCAAGGACACGTCGGTGGAGGATGCCCTGGAGAAGACCTACGTCCCTTCCTTGAAGACGTTCCAGGAGGAGATCATGGAGATGATGGCCATCGTGGAGACGCGCCGCTTCAGAAAGTCCTACTGGTATTGA